The Cohnella abietis genome has a segment encoding these proteins:
- a CDS encoding substrate-binding domain-containing protein, with the protein MKPSIALCTALLFIMLMLNSCGRGGEIHSIPDKQKEIVLIVKSKEGEFWNTVKMGAEAAAKEFNIKLIFDGSTDETDEQTQIDLVNKYLAYGTDGLILAANDYKKLAGVVAKADKMGVPVITIESEVDAPEVRSFIGIDNYEAGRQAALKMKELTGSQGRFIILNYVKGSRNAERREQGIRDEWASIPDMHIVESVYCNSDSYNCGRLTNEMLRKYSGIDGILALNAVASIGAAEQLQSLGRAGIVKLVAFDNTPEELEWLQEGVIQATVIQNPFSMGYLGVKTAVEAMSRQKVDKKIDTGTKVIDAVNMFWSDNQKMLFPFVQ; encoded by the coding sequence ATGAAACCATCTATAGCCCTTTGTACAGCCCTCCTTTTTATTATGCTCATGCTTAATTCGTGTGGTCGAGGAGGAGAAATCCACTCAATACCGGACAAGCAGAAGGAAATCGTTCTAATCGTTAAAAGTAAGGAAGGAGAATTCTGGAACACCGTCAAGATGGGGGCGGAAGCAGCGGCCAAGGAGTTTAATATTAAGCTCATATTTGACGGGTCAACGGATGAGACGGATGAGCAAACCCAGATAGATCTTGTAAATAAGTATCTTGCTTACGGAACAGATGGGCTTATTCTAGCGGCTAACGATTATAAGAAGCTGGCAGGAGTAGTGGCTAAAGCGGATAAAATGGGGGTTCCCGTTATAACGATAGAATCAGAAGTCGATGCGCCAGAGGTGAGAAGCTTCATTGGAATAGACAACTATGAAGCGGGACGCCAAGCAGCTTTGAAGATGAAGGAATTAACGGGATCACAAGGGCGATTCATCATTCTTAACTATGTCAAAGGATCTCGGAACGCCGAGCGCCGTGAGCAAGGGATAAGAGATGAATGGGCAAGCATACCAGATATGCATATTGTGGAATCGGTATATTGCAACTCAGATTCCTACAACTGTGGACGTTTAACAAATGAGATGCTGAGAAAATACAGCGGTATCGACGGTATATTGGCGCTTAATGCTGTTGCTTCTATTGGAGCAGCAGAGCAGCTGCAAAGCTTGGGGCGTGCTGGCATTGTTAAGTTAGTCGCATTCGATAATACCCCGGAGGAGTTAGAGTGGCTACAAGAGGGTGTTATTCAGGCAACGGTTATCCAGAATCCTTTTAGCATGGGCTATTTAGGTGTTAAGACTGCGGTTGAAGCGATGAGCCGACAGAAGGTTGATAAGAAGATAGATACTGGAACGAAGGTCATTGATGCAGTCAACATGTTCTGGTCTGATAATCAAAAGATGCTGTTTCCGTTCGTTCAATAG
- a CDS encoding galactose ABC transporter substrate-binding protein produces the protein MKKKIIPVLVVGVMLAAVAAGCSSSKNNDSKGSGGGNNTIGVAIYKFDDTFMTGVRNAIKDASTGKATVDIVDSQNSQPTQNDKVDLFVSKKYNAMAINPVDRTAAGVIIEKAKKAKIPVVFFNREPLADDMKKWDHVYYVGAKAEQSGSMEGELLVDYWKAHPEMDKNKDGVLQYIMLKGEPGHQDAELRTKFSIQAIEDAGIKVEKLAEDTAMWDRVKAQDKMATFLSAHGDKIEAVITNNDDMALGAIEALKAAGYFKDNKFMPVVGVDATAPALQALSDGTLLGTVLNDAKNQGAATLNLAAVLAKGETPTKENSGYDITDGKYVWVPYKKITKDNMNEAK, from the coding sequence ATGAAAAAGAAGATCATTCCGGTTCTTGTAGTAGGAGTAATGCTTGCAGCAGTGGCAGCAGGCTGTAGTAGCTCGAAAAATAATGACAGTAAAGGCTCAGGTGGAGGCAACAATACGATTGGGGTGGCCATCTACAAATTCGATGATACCTTCATGACAGGCGTACGTAACGCAATTAAGGATGCTTCGACAGGCAAGGCAACGGTGGATATCGTCGACAGCCAGAACTCCCAACCGACCCAGAATGATAAAGTCGACCTCTTCGTCTCCAAGAAATATAATGCAATGGCTATTAATCCAGTAGACCGTACGGCCGCAGGAGTCATTATTGAGAAAGCTAAAAAAGCTAAAATACCAGTCGTTTTCTTCAATCGCGAGCCGCTTGCAGATGATATGAAGAAATGGGACCACGTTTACTACGTAGGTGCTAAAGCAGAGCAATCAGGATCTATGGAAGGCGAGCTGCTCGTTGATTATTGGAAAGCACATCCGGAGATGGACAAAAATAAAGACGGCGTTCTGCAATACATTATGCTGAAGGGCGAGCCGGGACATCAAGATGCCGAGCTACGCACGAAGTTCTCCATCCAAGCAATCGAGGATGCTGGCATAAAGGTTGAGAAGCTTGCGGAAGACACAGCTATGTGGGACCGCGTAAAAGCGCAAGACAAAATGGCAACCTTCCTATCTGCTCATGGGGATAAGATTGAGGCCGTAATTACGAACAACGATGATATGGCGCTTGGTGCGATCGAAGCCCTTAAAGCTGCCGGATACTTCAAAGATAATAAATTCATGCCTGTAGTAGGCGTTGACGCTACAGCTCCAGCATTACAAGCACTATCGGATGGGACGCTGCTTGGAACCGTTCTTAACGATGCTAAGAATCAAGGCGCAGCGACACTGAATCTTGCAGCTGTGCTAGCTAAAGGTGAAACACCAACTAAGGAAAATTCCGGATACGATATCACGGACGGCAAATATGTGTGGGTACCTTACAAAAAAATTACGAAGGACAACATGAACGAAGCCAAGTAA
- a CDS encoding sugar ABC transporter ATP-binding protein produces MTASEYLLEMEGISKSFPGVQALDNVNLNIRPGTVHALMGENGAGKSTLMKCLFGIYIPDTGEIRMNGEKLQLPNSKAALTKGISMIHQELHPVSHRNVMENIWLGRLPLRGIGPFRFVDGKKMFNDTEKLFAELDMDIRPDTITGKLSVSKIQSIEIAKAVSYNAKIIIMDEPTSSLTGNEVEHLFRIIESLKRRGVAIIYISHKMEEILRISDEVTIMRDGRRIGTWDAKDLSTDLIISRMVGRDLTQRFPERSNIPGDVLLQVDNFTSTIPKSFRNVSFELRQGEILGVGGLVGAQRTELIEALFGIRALASGQLKLRGKPIKIRRPLDAIRHKMALLTEERRVTGIFSVLSVLENTVVANQKQYENPYFFLEDGKRRKDTERSINRLSVKTPSMRTQIRYLSGGNQQKVLMARWLLTEPDILLLDEPTRGIDVGAKYEIYSIIADLAAQGKSIIMISSEMPELLGMSDRIMVMSEGCLTGIVDGASATEEEIMRLAAQHTA; encoded by the coding sequence ATGACAGCATCGGAATATTTGTTGGAAATGGAAGGAATCTCAAAGTCATTCCCTGGCGTACAGGCCTTGGACAATGTTAATTTGAACATTCGCCCAGGTACCGTTCATGCGCTAATGGGCGAGAATGGTGCGGGCAAATCCACCCTAATGAAATGCCTCTTCGGCATTTACATCCCGGACACCGGAGAAATTCGGATGAATGGGGAGAAGCTTCAGCTTCCTAATTCCAAAGCAGCTTTAACAAAAGGGATTTCTATGATTCATCAGGAGCTGCACCCTGTATCACACCGAAATGTAATGGAAAATATTTGGCTTGGCCGATTGCCGCTTCGGGGTATTGGTCCATTTCGTTTCGTAGATGGTAAGAAAATGTTTAACGATACAGAGAAGCTCTTTGCGGAGCTTGATATGGATATTAGGCCAGACACGATTACGGGTAAGCTATCGGTTTCAAAAATTCAATCAATCGAAATTGCCAAAGCCGTGTCGTATAACGCCAAAATTATTATTATGGACGAACCGACTTCCTCCCTCACCGGGAATGAGGTTGAGCATTTGTTTCGCATTATTGAAAGCTTAAAGCGTCGAGGAGTCGCCATCATCTATATTTCACACAAAATGGAAGAAATATTGCGAATCTCAGATGAGGTTACGATTATGCGCGATGGACGAAGGATTGGGACATGGGATGCAAAGGATTTATCGACAGATCTCATTATTTCACGGATGGTTGGGCGCGATCTAACACAACGGTTTCCGGAACGCAGCAACATTCCAGGTGACGTGCTTCTGCAGGTGGACAACTTCACATCGACTATCCCTAAATCATTCCGGAATGTATCCTTCGAGCTACGTCAGGGCGAGATTTTGGGCGTGGGCGGGTTGGTTGGTGCTCAACGAACGGAACTAATTGAAGCTCTGTTTGGGATTCGTGCGCTAGCGTCTGGCCAACTAAAATTGCGGGGTAAGCCGATTAAAATTCGTAGACCACTAGATGCGATTCGGCACAAAATGGCTTTACTAACCGAGGAACGTCGCGTCACCGGCATTTTTTCCGTACTGTCGGTGCTTGAGAATACGGTAGTCGCCAACCAGAAGCAATATGAAAATCCATATTTCTTTTTAGAGGACGGCAAAAGACGTAAGGACACGGAACGCAGCATTAACCGCTTGAGCGTGAAGACCCCTTCTATGAGAACACAGATTAGGTATTTGTCTGGTGGGAACCAGCAGAAGGTGCTTATGGCGAGATGGCTATTGACGGAGCCCGACATCCTGCTGCTTGATGAACCCACACGGGGAATCGACGTAGGTGCTAAATACGAAATATACTCCATTATTGCTGATCTGGCTGCGCAAGGTAAAAGTATCATTATGATCTCTTCAGAAATGCCAGAGCTGCTTGGGATGTCTGACCGCATTATGGTTATGAGTGAAGGCTGCTTAACGGGCATTGTCGATGGTGCAAGTGCCACTGAGGAAGAAATTATGCGGCTCGCCGCCCAACATACGGCATGA